The Geomonas ferrireducens genome includes a window with the following:
- a CDS encoding PAS domain-containing protein yields MANSPHNEELQRLCAVVERAKRDWEQTFDAVPDLITIIGEDHCIKRVNRATGDLLGVHPRDLVGKKCYEVMHSSDTLPPGCPGALAMASGTVQQAEFEEKWLQRTFSVTASPIRDDAGRVTSCVHVARDVTERKQKEDALTASERFLRAITDNIPGMVGYWDRELRCRFANQAYLQWFGRRSEEMLGMSIQELLGEELYKQNEPYLLRALTGEVQHFERTLTRTDGRVGHTWAHYIPDVVDGATRGFFVLVTDVTELKLAEEAKAELEARLQQAQKMESVGRLAGGVAHDFNNQLTVIMAYADMGLEALDASDPLYPMLQQIARAAERSAGLTHQLLAFARQQPVTPRVLDLNETVRDMFKMLRRLIGEHIHLTWRESEEPCRVKIDPTQADQIIANLCINARDAIADYGEIRIETGTETVGAGRGDREILPGEYVYLAVRDNGCGMDQETLRQIFDPFFTTKELGKGTGLGLSTVYGITRQNGGFIEVESSAGRGTRFTIYLPRCREEAKVSHAAATRHDAGGAETILLVEDEPSILGMARDLLEHKGYRVLAARSPVEALSAAERWEGEIHLLLTDVIMKQMNGRDLSRELAARRPGIKCLYMSGYTADVIGHHGVMDDDVRFIGKPFKATELARRVREALDA; encoded by the coding sequence TCACCATCATCGGCGAAGACCACTGCATCAAGCGGGTTAACCGCGCCACCGGCGATCTCCTCGGAGTCCACCCGCGCGACCTGGTTGGGAAGAAGTGCTACGAGGTGATGCACAGCTCCGACACGCTCCCACCCGGCTGCCCCGGGGCGCTCGCCATGGCATCGGGGACGGTGCAGCAGGCGGAATTCGAAGAAAAATGGCTGCAGCGCACCTTCAGCGTGACCGCCTCCCCCATCCGCGACGACGCCGGGCGCGTCACTTCGTGCGTGCATGTGGCCCGCGACGTCACCGAGCGGAAGCAAAAAGAGGATGCCCTTACCGCGAGCGAGCGTTTCCTGCGCGCCATCACCGACAACATCCCCGGGATGGTCGGTTACTGGGACCGCGAGCTGCGCTGCCGTTTCGCCAACCAGGCTTACCTGCAGTGGTTCGGCAGAAGGTCAGAAGAGATGCTCGGGATGAGCATCCAGGAGCTGCTGGGGGAGGAGCTTTACAAACAGAACGAGCCTTACCTGCTGCGGGCTCTCACCGGGGAGGTGCAGCATTTCGAGAGGACGCTCACCAGAACCGACGGCCGCGTCGGCCACACCTGGGCCCACTACATCCCCGACGTGGTCGACGGAGCGACGCGCGGCTTTTTCGTCCTCGTCACCGACGTGACCGAGCTGAAGCTTGCCGAAGAGGCGAAGGCGGAACTGGAAGCGCGGCTGCAGCAGGCGCAGAAGATGGAATCGGTGGGGAGGCTCGCCGGCGGGGTGGCCCATGACTTCAACAACCAGCTCACCGTCATCATGGCATATGCCGACATGGGGCTCGAGGCGCTCGATGCGTCGGACCCGCTTTACCCCATGCTGCAACAGATCGCCCGGGCGGCCGAGCGCTCCGCCGGCCTCACCCATCAGCTCCTCGCCTTCGCGCGCCAGCAGCCGGTCACGCCGAGGGTGCTCGACCTGAACGAGACGGTTCGGGACATGTTCAAGATGCTCAGAAGGCTCATCGGGGAGCACATCCACCTCACCTGGCGGGAGTCCGAGGAACCGTGCCGCGTGAAGATCGACCCGACGCAGGCGGACCAGATCATAGCCAACCTGTGCATCAACGCGCGCGACGCCATCGCCGATTACGGTGAGATCAGGATCGAAACGGGTACCGAGACCGTCGGCGCGGGAAGAGGCGACCGGGAGATCCTCCCGGGCGAGTATGTGTATCTTGCCGTGCGCGACAACGGCTGCGGCATGGACCAGGAAACGCTCAGGCAGATCTTCGACCCCTTCTTCACCACCAAGGAGCTGGGAAAGGGGACCGGGCTCGGGCTCTCGACGGTGTACGGCATCACGCGGCAAAACGGCGGCTTCATCGAGGTCGAGAGCAGCGCCGGACGGGGGACGCGCTTCACCATCTACCTGCCGCGCTGCCGCGAGGAGGCGAAGGTTTCCCACGCCGCAGCCACAAGGCACGACGCGGGGGGGGCGGAGACCATCCTACTCGTGGAGGACGAGCCGAGCATCCTCGGCATGGCGCGGGACCTGCTCGAACATAAGGGGTACCGGGTGCTGGCGGCGCGCTCCCCGGTCGAGGCCCTGTCCGCGGCGGAGCGATGGGAGGGGGAGATCCACCTGCTTTTGACCGACGTGATCATGAAGCAAATGAACGGGCGCGACCTCTCCCGCGAGCTCGCCGCCCGGCGCCCCGGCATCAAGTGCCTCTACATGTCAGGTTACACGGCGGACGTCATCGGGCATCACGGCGTCATGGATGACGACGTCCGCTTCATCGGCAAGCCGTTCAAGGCGACCGAGCTCGCCCGCCGGGTACGCGAGGCGCTCGACGCGTGA
- a CDS encoding ammonia-forming cytochrome c nitrite reductase subunit c552 has product MLKKNLAVTAAVAGAIALLSIPALTVAAKGKPVQVANDGRAKCYDCHDEVKALKEGSKHAKLSCKVCHDKLDAHMSDPEKNKPVTLIDAALCGKCHKSQYDSFFEVNYEAPARKEKGTPTGRSPMQDKLLAGHGFTFEHDEPRGHAFMVIDQFAVDRFQGGRFQFKEGWKGVTSTGKTWDVLTDTGKKLPETAMAGNATCIQCKTSDHLLKWKFMGDKDPRAKWDRSSNVVDVAKDTNNPLGCVHCHDPHGTQPRVVRDALIQAIEKDPKGNIFAKNGATDLKVIDFRGFRKIGVMQKTDSRMMCAQCHVEYNCNAGTQWSDGKPVKYDDIRTNHFPLKNSLQLLKHYQELNFFDFKHAITGARLIKFQHPETETYAGSVHDKAGVQCHQCHMPKHKGKDGKMFSTHGVIRPKNHVKEACLGCHPKDSVAKKAYEIDAVQNYVKGKMRKAEYWLGQLIDTYAAAQRMGVSPAVLDEARAKHEEAHVLWEYWTAENSDGFHNPDLARESLTGSIAASKAGVKILNDAMTVAKKDEPKK; this is encoded by the coding sequence ATGCTCAAGAAGAATCTGGCTGTGACGGCGGCAGTAGCAGGAGCCATCGCGCTTCTGTCCATCCCCGCCCTGACCGTGGCTGCGAAGGGCAAGCCGGTGCAGGTCGCTAACGACGGCAGGGCCAAGTGCTACGACTGTCATGACGAGGTGAAGGCGCTCAAGGAGGGGAGCAAGCACGCGAAGCTCTCCTGCAAGGTCTGTCATGACAAGCTCGACGCCCACATGAGCGACCCGGAAAAGAACAAGCCGGTCACCCTCATCGACGCCGCGCTCTGCGGCAAGTGCCACAAGAGTCAGTACGACAGCTTCTTCGAGGTGAACTACGAGGCTCCGGCGCGTAAGGAGAAGGGCACCCCCACCGGCCGCTCCCCGATGCAGGACAAGCTTCTCGCCGGGCACGGTTTCACCTTCGAGCATGACGAGCCGCGCGGCCACGCCTTCATGGTCATCGACCAGTTCGCCGTGGACCGCTTCCAGGGGGGGCGCTTCCAGTTCAAGGAGGGGTGGAAAGGGGTCACCTCGACCGGCAAGACCTGGGACGTGTTGACCGACACCGGGAAGAAGCTCCCGGAAACCGCCATGGCGGGTAACGCCACCTGCATCCAGTGCAAGACCTCGGATCACCTCCTCAAGTGGAAGTTCATGGGAGACAAGGACCCGCGCGCCAAGTGGGACCGCAGCTCCAACGTCGTCGACGTGGCCAAGGACACCAACAACCCGCTCGGCTGCGTGCACTGCCACGACCCGCACGGCACCCAGCCGCGCGTGGTGCGCGACGCCCTGATCCAGGCCATAGAGAAGGACCCGAAGGGTAACATCTTCGCCAAAAACGGCGCCACCGACCTGAAGGTGATCGACTTCCGCGGCTTCAGGAAGATCGGCGTGATGCAGAAAACCGACTCCCGCATGATGTGTGCGCAGTGCCATGTCGAGTACAACTGCAACGCGGGCACCCAGTGGAGCGACGGCAAGCCGGTCAAGTACGACGATATCCGCACCAACCACTTCCCGCTGAAGAACTCGCTGCAGTTGTTAAAGCACTACCAGGAGCTGAACTTCTTCGACTTCAAGCACGCCATCACCGGCGCGCGCCTGATCAAGTTCCAGCACCCGGAGACGGAGACCTACGCGGGGAGCGTGCACGACAAGGCGGGCGTTCAGTGCCACCAGTGCCACATGCCCAAACATAAGGGTAAGGACGGCAAGATGTTCTCCACCCACGGTGTCATCCGTCCGAAGAATCACGTGAAGGAGGCATGCCTTGGCTGCCATCCGAAGGACAGCGTGGCGAAGAAGGCTTACGAGATCGACGCGGTGCAGAACTACGTGAAAGGCAAGATGCGCAAGGCCGAGTACTGGCTCGGTCAGCTGATCGACACCTACGCCGCGGCGCAGAGGATGGGGGTCTCCCCGGCCGTTCTCGACGAGGCGCGCGCGAAGCATGAGGAAGCGCACGTCCTCTGGGAGTACTGGACCGCGGAGAATTCCGACGGCTTCCACAACCCCGACCTCGCCCGCGAGTCGCTCACCGGTTCCATCGCCGCCTCCAAGGCCGGCGTGAAGATCCTGAACGACGCCATGACCGTGGCGAAGAAGGACGAGCCGAAGAAGTAA
- a CDS encoding methyl-accepting chemotaxis protein: protein MNLRRKVYLTVVIVFAIATTALVAAAFVSSGNIMSRMLEDKMVVLAKDNAANLNIWIQDKLAVVDAGAKDLALHHGNPTYAANAIKTHNAAGGFSKTHPGFEDGSVIYSDDWKPPADYDPRKRPWYAQGKTEQKTGVTDPYIAASTGKAIITFVSPILDQGALVGVYGSDVNLDFVTKTVLGLKFGSSGYAFLSDGKGKILAHPAEGLAMKKKLQELSPDFAGIEGRFSGGETGQFTYRYQGKQKMMSYARVPSTGWYLCVTADRDEVAAPVRRQFFVLAMIGAAFLVAGLFVVVLVLKRLLAPLGLLCERVAELADGEGDLTRTIEVGSRSDEIGELAGRLNRFIASMRTIILEIAASAHRLSGGVERLNATAGSISGAAEAAAAQTVGVATAAEEMAATATDIARNCHLAAQSSKVATVTAQEGFTVLTATLAGIRERGEQTRNNAGAISSLGQRSEQIGAIVATIEDIADQTNLLALNAAIEAARAGEQGRGFAVVADEVRALAERTTRATKEIGEMIRTMQAETREAISSMEQGVQQTERGVDEAVRLEEALHRILGQVDEVTAQVNQIATAAEEQTATTGEISSSIHLVTNVVQQTAHGAHESEGTAGELTEVAHGLERIVGRFKL from the coding sequence ATGAACTTGAGAAGGAAGGTTTACCTTACGGTAGTCATCGTCTTTGCCATTGCAACAACCGCCCTCGTGGCGGCCGCTTTCGTCAGTTCAGGCAACATCATGTCGCGCATGCTCGAGGACAAGATGGTCGTCCTCGCCAAGGACAACGCGGCCAACCTCAATATCTGGATCCAGGACAAACTCGCCGTGGTGGATGCCGGTGCGAAGGACCTGGCGCTTCATCACGGAAATCCCACATACGCGGCCAACGCGATCAAGACCCACAACGCCGCCGGCGGCTTCTCGAAGACGCACCCGGGCTTCGAGGACGGTAGCGTGATCTATTCGGACGACTGGAAGCCCCCCGCGGACTACGACCCGCGCAAGCGCCCCTGGTACGCCCAGGGGAAAACCGAGCAAAAGACCGGGGTGACCGACCCGTACATCGCGGCCTCCACCGGGAAGGCGATCATCACCTTCGTGAGCCCCATCCTCGATCAGGGTGCCCTGGTCGGCGTTTACGGCTCCGACGTGAACCTCGACTTCGTCACCAAGACGGTGCTGGGTCTCAAGTTCGGCTCCTCCGGGTACGCCTTTTTGAGCGACGGCAAGGGGAAGATCCTCGCCCATCCGGCCGAAGGGCTCGCGATGAAGAAGAAGCTGCAGGAGCTCTCCCCCGACTTCGCCGGGATCGAGGGGCGCTTCTCCGGCGGGGAGACGGGGCAGTTCACCTACCGCTACCAGGGAAAGCAGAAGATGATGTCTTACGCCCGCGTTCCCTCGACCGGGTGGTATCTCTGCGTCACCGCGGACCGTGACGAGGTCGCGGCCCCTGTGCGCCGCCAGTTCTTCGTCCTCGCCATGATCGGCGCTGCCTTCCTGGTGGCCGGCCTTTTCGTGGTGGTCCTGGTGCTGAAAAGACTGCTCGCCCCGCTGGGCCTTTTGTGCGAGCGCGTGGCCGAGCTGGCCGACGGGGAAGGGGACTTGACCCGCACCATCGAGGTGGGAAGCCGCAGCGACGAGATCGGCGAGCTGGCCGGCAGGCTGAACCGGTTCATCGCCAGCATGCGCACCATCATCCTCGAGATCGCCGCTTCGGCGCATCGGCTTTCGGGGGGCGTGGAGCGCCTGAACGCTACCGCCGGTTCCATCTCCGGCGCCGCAGAGGCGGCCGCGGCCCAGACCGTCGGGGTCGCCACGGCGGCCGAGGAGATGGCCGCAACTGCGACAGACATAGCGCGCAACTGCCACCTCGCCGCGCAAAGTTCCAAGGTGGCCACCGTGACCGCCCAGGAGGGATTCACGGTGCTCACCGCGACCCTTGCCGGGATCAGGGAGCGCGGCGAGCAGACCCGGAACAACGCCGGGGCGATCTCGTCCCTCGGGCAGAGAAGCGAACAGATCGGCGCCATCGTCGCCACCATCGAGGATATCGCCGACCAGACGAACCTCCTCGCCTTGAACGCGGCCATCGAGGCGGCCCGGGCGGGAGAGCAGGGACGCGGCTTCGCCGTCGTCGCCGACGAGGTGCGGGCGCTCGCCGAGCGGACCACGCGCGCCACCAAGGAGATCGGCGAGATGATCCGGACCATGCAGGCGGAGACCCGCGAGGCGATCTCGTCGATGGAGCAGGGTGTGCAGCAGACCGAGCGCGGGGTCGATGAGGCCGTGCGTCTCGAGGAGGCGCTGCACCGCATCCTGGGGCAGGTGGACGAAGTCACCGCACAGGTGAACCAGATCGCCACGGCGGCCGAGGAGCAGACCGCGACCACCGGCGAGATTTCCTCCAGCATCCACCTCGTGACCAACGTGGTGCAGCAGACCGCCCACGGGGCACACGAAAGCGAAGGGACCGCCGGGGAGTTGACCGAGGTCGCCCACGGCCTGGAGCGCATCGTGGGTAGGTTCAAACTGTAA
- a CDS encoding hybrid sensor histidine kinase/response regulator — MPFSHLDNTEYGMFSFPTGGGQRSMYQELVSVNRTLQQKVEELKRAQTRLIEYRKAVECTGDMIFVFDRDYRYLMANRAYLEARGSVFPDVVGKTLPEVIGSATFERIRAQLEVCLAGGEVSYEDTYHYPDKGLRSILVTMSPIRDDAGRVDRAACLIKDITENKLLEEQLRQSQKMEAIGTLAGGIAHDFNNILTVIAGYASLIQLNGAGSEAASMAREIMISAERAAEMTRSLLAFSRKQEVHLDAMDVNLVVGDLHKSLSRLITEEIELVVRLCEAPLCICADRRQVEQVLINLAVNARDAMPGGGVLSITTATVELRDEDLPPGSYAAIVVADNGTGMDKEVQARVFEPFFTTKEVGKGTGLGLSSSYGIIRKHNGLIRVNSEPGAGTSFSIYLPLCGAQTEQGTASAAFARSTGSETILLVEDDRTVRGMTQMLLEQHGYRVLVAREGEEALRVFEKESGTVRLLLTDVIMPRLNGRLLSEKVRQLAPGLPVIFMSGYPADVMSQSGLAGSGTYLPKPVKPDELLGTIRETLNGSSFPASA, encoded by the coding sequence ATGCCGTTTTCACACCTGGATAACACCGAATACGGGATGTTCTCCTTCCCGACCGGGGGGGGACAGCGTTCCATGTACCAGGAGCTGGTCAGCGTGAACCGTACGCTGCAGCAGAAGGTCGAGGAACTCAAGCGGGCACAAACACGTCTCATAGAGTACCGGAAGGCGGTCGAGTGCACCGGCGACATGATCTTCGTCTTCGACCGCGACTACCGCTACCTGATGGCCAACAGGGCCTATCTGGAGGCGCGCGGCAGCGTTTTCCCCGATGTGGTGGGGAAAACCCTCCCCGAGGTGATCGGCAGCGCCACCTTCGAGCGGATCAGGGCGCAGCTCGAGGTCTGCCTGGCCGGAGGGGAGGTGAGTTACGAGGACACCTACCACTATCCGGACAAGGGGTTGCGCAGCATTCTGGTCACCATGTCACCGATCCGCGACGATGCCGGGCGCGTCGACCGGGCGGCCTGCCTGATCAAGGACATCACCGAGAACAAGCTTCTCGAGGAGCAGTTGAGGCAATCCCAGAAGATGGAGGCGATCGGCACGCTGGCAGGCGGCATCGCCCACGACTTCAACAACATCCTCACCGTCATAGCCGGGTACGCTTCGCTCATCCAGTTAAACGGCGCGGGTAGCGAAGCCGCCTCCATGGCCAGGGAGATCATGATTTCGGCGGAGCGCGCCGCCGAGATGACCCGGAGCCTCCTTGCCTTCAGCCGCAAGCAGGAGGTGCATCTGGACGCCATGGACGTGAACCTCGTGGTCGGCGACCTGCACAAGAGCCTCTCCCGGCTGATCACCGAGGAGATCGAGCTGGTGGTGCGTCTTTGCGAGGCGCCGCTTTGCATCTGTGCCGACCGCAGGCAGGTGGAGCAGGTCCTCATCAACCTCGCGGTGAACGCACGCGACGCCATGCCCGGAGGCGGGGTGCTGAGCATCACGACGGCGACGGTGGAACTTCGGGACGAGGATCTGCCGCCCGGGAGCTACGCCGCGATCGTGGTCGCCGACAACGGGACCGGGATGGACAAGGAAGTGCAGGCGCGGGTCTTCGAGCCCTTCTTCACCACCAAGGAGGTGGGGAAGGGGACCGGCCTCGGCCTCTCCTCGAGCTACGGCATCATCAGGAAGCACAACGGACTGATCCGGGTCAACAGCGAGCCGGGCGCCGGCACCAGCTTCAGCATCTACCTCCCCCTTTGCGGTGCGCAAACGGAGCAGGGGACGGCGTCCGCCGCTTTTGCCAGGAGCACGGGGAGCGAGACCATCCTCCTCGTCGAGGACGACCGGACCGTCCGGGGGATGACGCAGATGCTCCTCGAGCAGCACGGCTACCGCGTGCTGGTGGCGAGGGAGGGTGAGGAGGCGCTGCGCGTGTTCGAGAAGGAGTCGGGCACGGTAAGGCTTCTGCTCACCGACGTGATCATGCCGCGACTAAACGGCAGGCTGCTTAGCGAGAAGGTAAGGCAGCTCGCCCCGGGGCTGCCGGTCATCTTCATGAGCGGCTACCCCGCCGACGTCATGTCGCAGAGCGGGCTTGCCGGCAGCGGGACCTATCTCCCAAAGCCGGTCAAACCGGACGAATTGCTCGGGACCATCCGGGAGACCCTGAACGGCTCATCCTTTCCCGCCTCCGCCTGA
- a CDS encoding DUF1294 domain-containing protein yields the protein MGNADPRGGRRPRSILFPLVFLLFTFLLVRLDLIPFPILYFYSAVSLTTFLIYAADKHAARGNRRRISERTLHLASLFGGWPGAAMAQRLLHHKSQKAPFLRLYRLTVLLNCACLVLTGVLWATWRLP from the coding sequence ATGGGAAACGCCGACCCAAGAGGAGGGCGTCGTCCGCGCTCCATCCTTTTCCCTCTCGTCTTTCTGCTTTTCACCTTCCTACTCGTTCGGCTGGACCTCATCCCCTTTCCCATACTTTATTTTTACAGCGCCGTGAGCCTCACGACCTTTCTCATCTACGCCGCCGACAAGCATGCGGCGCGCGGCAACCGGCGCAGGATCAGCGAGCGGACCCTGCACCTCGCTTCGCTTTTCGGGGGGTGGCCCGGCGCCGCGATGGCGCAGCGCCTGCTGCACCACAAGTCGCAGAAGGCGCCCTTTTTGCGCCTGTACCGTCTCACCGTGCTGTTGAACTGTGCCTGCCTGGTACTTACCGGCGTTTTGTGGGCGACGTGGCGCCTGCCGTAG
- a CDS encoding PilZ domain-containing protein, which translates to MTELRQFYRAPSSRKVELLHSGESHEGCLENISFNGALIHLGGTLPSLAVGTGCLLRIHLDPIPAPRSPLQIWTEVVHGQNGLFGLKFVDHDAEGSECIALLMELIREEPGQNADQLDRIRGYLSDFCGTP; encoded by the coding sequence ATGACAGAGTTGCGACAGTTCTACAGGGCTCCATCTTCCAGAAAGGTGGAGTTGCTCCACAGCGGAGAGAGCCATGAAGGCTGCCTGGAAAACATCTCCTTCAACGGTGCCCTGATCCACCTTGGCGGCACCCTCCCGTCCCTTGCCGTCGGGACCGGCTGTCTCTTGCGCATCCACCTGGACCCGATCCCGGCGCCCCGCTCCCCTCTGCAGATCTGGACCGAGGTGGTGCACGGGCAGAACGGGCTCTTCGGCCTCAAGTTCGTGGACCACGACGCCGAGGGGAGCGAATGCATCGCGCTCCTCATGGAGTTGATCCGCGAGGAACCGGGCCAGAATGCGGACCAGTTGGACCGCATCCGCGGCTACCTCAGCGATTTCTGCGGCACCCCCTGA
- the pnpS gene encoding two-component system histidine kinase PnpS has protein sequence MRGGFRWKLMASYLALVLFLGAGLYVYLSESLESSMTQATREHLQDQARAASLMALKEIKDLDRDAPPLTASLSRAIRSRVTVIAADGRVAADSEVPPAGWGSMENHGHRPEVVQALKDGIGSSVRYSATLRTDMIYVAASFGKEGVIRLALPLSELELAKERLRRSLGATFAFAVLASLLFSYFLSNINSRRLSRLAAAANRIGRGEFGTRVAVQSNDELGELARVMNEMSEKIERQLEELSSEKGRLDAILEGMGEGVMVTDRDAVVTLVNPSFCAMFGTGLQVLGRPLLEISRHPDLHAACREVLAQRREQTQEINLAGGTETLVHWVPLLQDGALMGAVAVFHDISALKRVERIRRDFVANVSHELRTPVTVIKGYAETLLSGALAQDPERGERFLQIILNHAERLSSLVRDLLALSELESSERALNLQRVPVKEAVERALLLVAQRGEEKGVTLTCLEGTASPVVLADRARLEQVLINLLDNAIKYSERGGTVSVDAAVEGKLVRILVRDSGIGIPEQDLPRLFERFYRVDAARSRDNGGTGLGLSIVKHIVQAHCGTVSVESEQGRGSVFSFTLPAV, from the coding sequence ATGAGAGGGGGCTTTCGCTGGAAGCTGATGGCGTCCTACCTGGCGCTCGTTCTTTTCCTCGGGGCCGGGCTCTACGTCTACCTCTCCGAGAGCCTCGAGAGCTCGATGACCCAGGCGACCCGCGAGCATCTTCAGGACCAGGCGCGTGCGGCGTCGCTCATGGCTTTGAAGGAAATAAAGGACCTTGACCGCGACGCCCCCCCCTTGACCGCCTCGCTTTCCCGGGCGATCCGCTCCCGCGTCACCGTGATCGCCGCCGACGGCCGTGTCGCCGCCGATTCCGAGGTCCCCCCCGCCGGCTGGGGGAGCATGGAAAACCACGGGCACCGTCCCGAGGTGGTGCAGGCGTTGAAGGACGGCATCGGCAGCTCGGTCCGTTACTCCGCCACCCTGCGCACCGACATGATCTACGTGGCCGCCTCCTTCGGCAAGGAAGGGGTGATCCGCCTCGCCCTGCCGCTTTCCGAGCTGGAGCTCGCCAAGGAGCGCCTGAGAAGAAGCTTGGGCGCAACCTTCGCCTTCGCCGTCCTTGCCTCGCTCCTCTTCTCCTACTTTCTTTCCAACATCAACTCGAGACGGCTGAGCCGGCTTGCCGCCGCGGCCAACCGCATCGGCCGGGGCGAATTCGGCACCCGCGTCGCCGTGCAGAGTAACGACGAGCTGGGCGAGCTCGCCCGCGTCATGAACGAGATGTCAGAGAAGATCGAGCGGCAACTCGAGGAGCTCTCCTCGGAAAAGGGGCGCCTGGACGCCATCCTCGAGGGGATGGGCGAGGGGGTGATGGTGACCGACCGCGACGCGGTGGTGACCCTGGTGAATCCCTCCTTTTGCGCTATGTTCGGCACGGGTCTGCAGGTGCTCGGCCGTCCCCTCTTGGAGATCAGCCGCCACCCGGACCTGCATGCGGCCTGCCGGGAGGTGCTCGCTCAAAGGCGCGAGCAGACCCAGGAGATCAACTTGGCCGGCGGGACCGAGACGCTGGTGCACTGGGTGCCGCTCTTGCAGGACGGGGCGCTCATGGGAGCCGTGGCGGTCTTCCACGACATAAGCGCGCTGAAAAGGGTGGAGCGCATCCGGCGCGACTTCGTGGCGAACGTCTCCCACGAGTTGAGGACGCCGGTCACCGTGATCAAGGGGTACGCCGAGACGCTCCTCTCCGGCGCGCTGGCGCAGGACCCGGAGCGCGGCGAGCGCTTCCTGCAGATCATCCTGAACCACGCCGAGCGCCTCTCGAGCCTCGTGCGCGACCTCCTTGCCCTCTCGGAACTCGAAAGCAGCGAAAGGGCGCTGAACCTGCAGCGGGTGCCGGTCAAAGAGGCGGTCGAGCGGGCGCTGTTACTCGTGGCGCAGCGGGGCGAGGAGAAGGGGGTCACGCTCACCTGCCTGGAGGGGACCGCGTCGCCGGTAGTCCTCGCGGACCGCGCGAGGCTAGAACAGGTGCTCATCAACCTTCTGGACAACGCCATCAAGTACAGCGAACGGGGGGGGACGGTGAGCGTGGACGCGGCAGTCGAGGGGAAGCTCGTCCGCATCCTCGTGCGCGACAGCGGCATCGGCATTCCGGAGCAGGATCTCCCCCGGCTCTTCGAGCGCTTCTACCGGGTCGATGCGGCCAGAAGCCGCGACAACGGCGGCACCGGGCTCGGCCTTTCCATCGTGAAGCACATCGTGCAGGCGCACTGCGGGACGGTGAGCGTGGAGAGCGAGCAGGGGAGGGGATCGGTCTTCAGCTTTACCCTCCCGGCGGTGTGA
- a CDS encoding response regulator, with amino-acid sequence MPTVLVIEDERDLAELVAFHLEKEGYSCVIAEDGSLGLAEARRLRPDLILLDLMLPGMMGTEVCRILKGAEHTAGIPIIMLTAKGEEIDRVVGFEMGADDYVVKPFSTRELMLRVRAVLRRSTEQGTKSANISVGGLYIDTEGHRVEVAGEEVTLTSTEFKLLMNLAERIGRVQSRELLLQNVWGYSYVGDTRTVDTHMTRLRTKLGSAGEMIKTVRGFGYKLEEG; translated from the coding sequence ATGCCGACAGTACTGGTAATTGAGGACGAACGGGACCTGGCCGAACTGGTGGCCTTCCACCTGGAAAAGGAGGGGTACAGCTGCGTGATCGCGGAGGACGGCAGCCTCGGGCTCGCCGAGGCGAGGCGCCTAAGGCCCGACCTGATCCTTCTGGACCTGATGCTCCCGGGGATGATGGGGACCGAGGTCTGCCGCATCCTGAAGGGGGCGGAGCATACGGCGGGGATCCCGATCATCATGCTGACCGCCAAGGGAGAGGAGATCGACCGGGTGGTCGGCTTCGAGATGGGGGCGGACGACTACGTGGTGAAACCCTTCTCCACCCGCGAGCTGATGCTCCGGGTGCGTGCGGTGCTTAGGCGCAGCACGGAGCAGGGGACAAAGAGCGCAAACATATCGGTGGGGGGGCTTTACATCGACACCGAGGGGCACCGGGTCGAGGTGGCCGGCGAGGAGGTGACCCTCACCTCCACGGAGTTCAAGCTCCTCATGAATCTTGCCGAGCGCATCGGCCGCGTGCAGAGCCGTGAGCTTTTGCTGCAGAACGTCTGGGGGTACAGCTACGTCGGCGACACCCGCACCGTCGATACGCACATGACCCGCCTGCGCACGAAGCTAGGTAGCGCCGGGGAGATGATCAAGACGGTGCGCGGCTTCGGCTACAAGCTGGAGGAGGGATGA